The Neodiprion virginianus isolate iyNeoVirg1 chromosome 5, iyNeoVirg1.1, whole genome shotgun sequence genome contains a region encoding:
- the LOC124306337 gene encoding protein sidekick isoform X4: MEKLDWPNLRRSFHPQNLIKTGGSRRRVSFRKLFAALSFICIAGGACATESLQEPRFITQPSSSGSILSEGRTKILQCQARGYPQPKYRWFKDGLPLNNELSSEPYYRILNTRREDAGTYYCVASNEVGSIFSERIAFSVAYMEVFEDLTERAVLVESGDAAVLNLPEIESHPIPEVIWLTSNGPLAYDIKYATTANQHTLLILSASESDMGYYRARAINTQLGKEENSPFFKLQVTGDPNKEIAPNIIVKPQDTQIVKDHPVTYLHCIANARPLHELETLWFKDGIPIENAGISYSFRDLWNRTLGLLSANLTHTGQYTCHVSLRTGGYPTVTASANITVYEKPTFINELRREILGDYGSTISIPCDAVGVPPPKVSWFRNAASVDHLLGIRYDMEEDGSLVIRKLTMEDSGMFQCLATNEAGESSVYTWLKAKTSIPVMESPPRNVTVLDGKDASITCKAVAAPVPNVTWIYNDADTVEVAGRVQILENGDLLVAAVMPTDAGKYTCIRANEAGSVNGSAYLTVLVRTQIIQPPVDTSVLLGYTAELQCKVSSDPKVPYDIAWFHNKQVINTRASQRVKMRDDGALELAAVRASDVGEYMCSVVSPGGNDTRKARLSVIELPFAPINVQAVRMEEISPRTINVSWVPGFDGNSPTNKFIIQRREVPELGPIPDPLLNWVTEHSNVSASSRWVLLDSLKAAAAYQFRVSAVNSVGEGPPSDPSNVMVLPQEPPSGPPLGFVGSARSFSEIITQWQPPLEEHRNGHILGYILRYRLYGYNDSPWTNQNITNEAQRNYLITDLITWKDYIVQIAAYNDKGVGIFTDGVKIKTKEGVPEAPPTNLKARARNSTAVEVWWKPPNPQKINGINQGYKLQAWIGGNFTEENEYKSTTVPPSLFDPLAEQSATITGLKKYTLYNITVLCFTDPGDGERSAPVEIRTSEDVPGAIENLQFDEISDREVTVRWNPPHETNGILTGYQLKYMIKDLPESLRVENFTADVQSTKIQHLQATTHYKFEVTAWTSKGAGKSRIATIQSGVEPVLPEPPTKLALSNIDAFSVVLQFTPGFDGNSSITKWTVQAQTSRNMTWYTVYEVSDPDASTITVEGLTPFMQYKLRLIANNVVGMSGPSEPTKEFQTIQAPPSHPPRNVTVRAMSATELRVRWIPLQQIEWYGNPRGYNITYKELRTNKSKSISIEDHTANSYVLENMEEFALYEIVMKAYNDVGSSSPSPKAIERTRESVPSLGPISVEANATSSTTIVVKWGDIPIEHQNGQIEGFKVYYGASNRSPFQYKNIPTNATFTTTLTELRKFVQYHIQVLAYTRLGDGVLSLPPIRVQTFEDAPGAPSNVSFPDVSFSMARIIWDTPEDPNGEILAYKVMFHLNSSQDHQFSKEFPASDRTFRATGLKQEEYYMFSVTAQTRLGWGKTAYALVLTTNNRERPQPPSAPQVSRSQVQSRQITFSWTPGRDGFAPLRYYTVQKAENSGPFQTIPERVDPSVNSYTANNLKPFTQYQFRIQATNDIGPSTWSAESAQVQTLPTAPSRAVIGLKVVPITKSSVEVHWEPIEEIYWSGDHATGGYRVVYQPVSDFPTALEAAPKKNIPGIKNNMMVLSDLMEDKNYEIVVVPFNSEGEGPPCPPVTVYVGEAVPTGEPRELNAKALSSTEVHLSWKPPQLDMQNGDLLGYKIFYLVTDSPQEFEKPQEEEIEVVPASYLTHGLVFLDKYTEYRIQVLAFNPAGDGPRTPAITVRTKEDIPGPPNNLQFIDITMTSMRVTWDPPKMRNGQIVGYIVAYETAEQNDRFSKQVKQKVTETSLLVQPLEEEVTYTFTVRAQTIDFGPPISGNVTTGPQLGSPVAPSELAISKTVTSVDLQWTNGASGKGPLLGYYIETRRKAMEDWQHYDARWQTIVKSTNGPLTEYTISYQNLLPSTSYLFRVISYNRYGISYPAYSKDAVLTPSKLYFEYGYLQHRPFYRQTWFMVALAACSVVIIIMVIAILCVKSKSYKYKQEAQKTLEESMAMDVDDRQESDLELYRSRHAGGGAMNVASTCGTLGKRGTLARKSTHHPPPPTMLGKSPPRPSPASVAYHSDEESLKGYDENPDDSSVTEKPSEISSTDSQGSESENESVQSDPHSFVNHYANVNDSLRQSWKRQKPVRNYSSYTDSEPEGSAVVSLNGGQIIMNNMARSRAPLPGFSSFV; encoded by the exons aATCACTTCAAGAGCCACGCTTCATAACGCAACCGTCCAGCAGCGGCAGTATCCTCAGCGAGGGTCGAACGAAAATATTGCAATGTCAAGCGAGAG GATATCCACAGCCAAAGTATCGCTGGTTCAAAGACGGATTACCGCTGAACAACGAGCTCAGCTCCGAGCCCTACTATCGTATTCTGAATACTCGAAGAGAAGATGCAGGAACATATTATTGCGTGGCAAGCAACGAAGTTGGTTCTATATTCAGCGAACGGATAGCTTTTTCGGTTGCTT ATATGGAAGTCTTTGAAGATCTAACCGAGCGAGCAGTCCTAGTCGAATCGGGGGACGCAGCTGTTTTAAACTTGCCTGAAATTGAGAGTCATCCGATTCCCGAAGTTATCTGGCTAACTTCAAACGGACCGTTGGCTTACGACATCAAGTATGCCACCACGGCTAATCAGCACACCCTTCTCATTCTATCTGCTTCGGAAAGCGACATGGGATACTACAG AGCGAGGGCGATAAACACCCAACTCGGTAAGGAAGAAAACAGTCCCTTCTTCAAACTCCAGGTGACCGGAGATCCGAACAAAGAGATTGCACCCAATATCATTGTAAAGCCTCAAGACACCCAAATAGTTAAGGATCATCCAGTCACTTATCTGCATTGTATAGCAAATGCAAG GCCGTTACACGAGCTGGAAACACTTTGGTTCAAGGATGGTATACCGATCGAAAATGCCGGTATATCTTACAGCTTCAGGGATCTATGGAACCGAACACTTGGTCTGCTTTCTGCAAATTTGACCCACACTGGCCAATACACTTGCCACGTAAGCCTGAGGACCGGAGGCTATCCGACTGTCACTGCAAGCGCTAATATCACCGTTTACG AAAAACCTACTTTTATTAACGAATTGAGAAGAGAAATTCTTGGAGATTATGGTTCGACGATATCTATACCATGCGACGCGGTTGGCGTACCACCCCCAAAGGTTAGCTGGTTCAGAAATGCGGCTTCTGTAGATCATCTGTTGGGGATAAG GTATGATATGGAGGAGGATGGCTCTCTCGTTATCCGTAAATTGACCATGGAGGACTCTGGCATGTTCCAATGCCTTGCGACCAATGAAGCCGGGGAGTCATCTGTTTATACGTGGCTGAAGGCCAAAA CATCGATACCAGTTATGGAATCGCCACCTCGAAACGTAACTGTCTTGGACGGCAAAGATGCTTCGATAACGTGCAAAGCTGTCGCTGCGCCAGTGCCAAACGTCACATGGATTTATAATG ACGCAGATACCGTAGAAGTTGCCGGCAGAGTTCAAATTCTAGAGAACGGAGATCTGCTGGTAGCAGCTGTAATGCCAACTGACGCTGGAAAGTACACGTGTATCAGGGCAAACGAAGCAGGGTCTGTAAATGGATCGGCTTATCTCACGGTATTAG TGAGAACACAAATTATTCAGCCACCGGTCGACACGTCGGTTCTACTCGGTTACACTGCCGAGCTGCAATGTAAAGTTTCCAGCGATCCAAAAGTGCCGTACGATATCGCATGGTTTCATAACAAACA GGTTATAAATACAAGAGCAAGCCAAAGAGTGAAAATGCGAGATGACGGGGCCTTGGAGCTTGCTGCGGTGAGGGCCTCGGACGTGGGAGAGTACATGTGTTCTGTAGTATCGCCTGGGGGAAACGACACAAGGAAAGCCCGTCTTAGCGTTATAGAATTACCTTTTGCGCCTATAAATGTCCAGGCGGTGAGAATGGAGGAGATATCGCCACGAACGATAAACGTTAGCTGGGTGCCTGGATTTGATGGAAACAGTCCGACGAACAAATTCATAATACAAAGACGAGAAGTGCCTGAATTAG GCCCGATACCGGACCCGCTCTTAAACTGGGTTACCGAGCATAGTAACGTATCGGCTAGTAGTCGTTGGGTTCTCTTAGACAGCTTGAAAGCAGCAGCTGCATATCAGTTCCGGGTTAGCGCAGTAAACAGTGTTGGAGAGGGCCCTCCGTCAGATCCTAGCAACGTCATGGTGCTTCCGCAAGAAC CACCGTCCGGCCCGCCTCTTGGATTCGTCGGATCGGCGAGATCGTTTTCGGAAATAATAACTCAATGGCAGCCCCCGCTGGAGGAGCATCGTAACGGTCATATTTTGGGATATATTTTGCGATACCGATTGTACGGCTACAATGACAGTCCTTGGACTAATCAGAACATCACAAATGAGGCGCAGAGAAATTACTTGATAACGGATTTGATAACGTGGAAAGACTATATAGTTCAAATTGCAGCGTACAATGACAAAGGCGTTGGGATATTCACCGATGGTGTGAAGATTAAAACTAAGGAAGGCG TTCCTGAAGCCCCACCAACGAATCTGAAAGCCAGGGCGAGAAATTCTACAGCGGTAGAAGTATGGTGGAAGCCTCCGAATCCCCAGAAGATAAACGGCATAAATCAAGGCTACAAACTACAGGCTTGGATCGGTGGTAATTTTACCGAAGAAAATGAGTATAAGTCTACGACCGTTCCACCGAGCTTATTTGACCCTTTGGCTGAGCAGAGTGCCACGATTACAGggctgaaaaaatacacattgTACAATATTACTGTCTTATGCTTTACTGATCCTGGAGACGGGGAGCGAAGCGCACCCGTTGAAATACGTACAAGTGAAGATG TTCCTGGTGCCattgaaaatcttcaatttgACGAAATCAGCGACCGGGAGGTGACGGTGCGATGGAACCCGCCGCACGAAACTAATGGAATACTTACTGGTTATCAGTTGAAATACATGATAAAGGATTTACCAGAATCATTGCGGGTCGAAAATTTCACGGCAGACGTACAATCgacaaaaattcaacatctACAG GCAACTACACATTATAAATTTGAGGTAACTGCTTGGACGTCAAAAGGTGCAGGTAAATCAAGAATTGCAACGATCCAATCAGGCGTTGAGCCAGTGCTGCCAGAACCTCCAACCAAATTGGCTCTTTCAAACATTGACGCCTTCTCGGTAGTTCTTCAATTCACCCCAGGATTTGACGGCAACTCATCGATCACAAAGTGGACTGTACAG GCACAAACGTCGCGAAATATGACATGGTACACTGTCTATGAGGTATCTGATCCCGACGCAAGTACGATCACCGTTGAAGGATTAACCCCGTTTATGCAGTACAAGTTGAGACTAATCGCCAACAACGTTGTCGGTATGTCTGGCCCGTCCGAACCAACGAAAGAATTCCAGACAATCCAGGCGCCTCCTTCGCATCCCCCTCGAAACGTCACCGTCAGAGCTATGAGTGCGACCGAATTACGCGTCAGATGGATC CCACTGCAGCAAATAGAATGGTATGGAAATCCTAGAGGGTATAACATTACTTACAAAGAGCTGAGGACGAACAAGTCTAAGAGCATATCTATTGAAGACCACACAGCAAATTCCTACGTACTGGAGAATATGGAAGAATTTGCGCTATACGAAATTGTTATGAAAGCTTATAACGATGTTGGTTCGTCTTCTCCTAGTCCTAAGGCTATTGAGAGAACACGTGAATCGG TCCCGTCTCTTGGGCCAATCAGTGTTGAAGCAAATGCAACCTCTTCCACAACTATTGTTGTAAAATGGGGTGACATTCCCATTGAGCATCAAAATGGGCAGATTGAAGGCTTCAAAGTTTACTATGGCGCCAGTAATCGGTCACCATTtcagtataaaaatattccgacCAATGCCACATTCACAACTACTCTGACCGAACTACGAAAGTTTGTTCAATACCACATTCAAGTTCTCGCTTATACCAGGCTTGGTGACGGCGTCTTGAGCCTACCACCGATCAGAGTGCAGACCTTCGAAGATG CACCCGGGGCTCCGTCAAATGTATCTTTCCCGGACGTCAGCTTCTCAATGGCTCGTATAATCTGGGATACTCCTGAAGACCCTAACGGTGAAATTCTGGCATACAAAGTCATGTTTCACCTAAACAGTAGTCAGGATcatcaattttcgaaagaatttcCAGCATCTGATAGAACCTTTAG gGCAACGGGATTAAAACAGGAAGAATATTACATGTTCTCTGTGACTGCCCAGACGAGATTAGGATGGGGAAAAACTGCGTATGCACTTGTATTGACTACTAATAACAGAGAACGACCTCAGCCACCGTCCGCTCCTCAAGTCAGCAGGTCGCAGGTGCAGAGTCGTCAAATCACATTCAGTTGGACTCCTGGGCGTGACGGATTTGCTCCGTTAAG ATATTACACAGTGCAAAAGGCTGAGAACTCTGGACCTTTTCAAACGATACCAGAAAGAGTGGATCCTTCGGTTAATTCGTACACTGCAAACAATCTCAAGCCATTCACACAGTATCAGTTTCGTATTCAAGCAACAAACGACATCGGTCCTTCAACATGGAGTGCCGAATCTGCTCAAGTTCAAACTTTGCCGACAG CCCCGTCACGCGCAGTAATAGGGTTGAAAGTGGTGCCTATAACAAAATCGAGTGTAGAAGTTCACTGGGAACCCATAGAAGAAATTTACTGGAGTGGAGATCACGCTACAGGTGGTTATCGAGTCGTGTATCAACCAGTGTCCGATTTTCCGACCGCTCTTGAAGCTGCgccaaagaaaaatattccagGAATCAAG AACAATATGATGGTTTTAAGTGATCTAatggaagataaaaattacgaaatagtCGTTGTGCCATTCAACTCAGAAGGTGAAGGTCCTCCTTGTCCGCCAGTTACGGTATACGTAGGCGAGGCTGTTCCTACGGGAGAACCTCGGGAGCTCAATGCGAAGGCTCTATCGTCTACCGAAGTACATTTAAGTTGGAAACCGCCTCAGCTCGATATGCAAAACGGTGACCTCCTAGGTTACAAG ATATTTTACCTAGTCACGGATTCGCCGCAGGAATTTGAGAAGCCACAAGAGGAAGAAATCGAAGTCGTACCTGCGTCATATCTTACTCATGGTCTTGTTTTTCTTGACAAATACACTGAATATCGCATACAGGTTTTAGCATTCAATCCAGCTGGAGACGGACCTCGAACACCGGCTATCACAGTCAGGACTAAGGAA gaTATTCCAGGGCCACcaaataatttgcaatttattgACATAACTATGACAAGTATGCGCGTCACCTGGGATCCACCAAAGATGCGTAACGGCCAGATCGTTGGATACATTGTGGCGTACGAGACTGCAGAACAAAACGATC GGTTTAGCAAACAAGTTAAACAAAAAGTAACTGAAACAAGCCTGCTTGTCCAACCACTGGAGGAAGAAGTTACATACACGTTCACAGTCCGAGCTCAAACAATTGATTTTGGACCACCAATTTCTGGCAACGTTACAACCGGACCACAGCTTGGATCACCTGTAGCACCAAGCGAGCTTGCCATTTCGAAAACTGTAACCAGTGTCGACCTGCAGTGGACCAACGGTGCATCTGGAAAAGGGCCTTTACTAGGTTATTACATTGAAACTAGACGCAAAG CTATGGAAGATTGGCAGCATT ATGATGCCCGCTGGCAAACGATAGTGAAGAGCACCAATGGTCCACTTACAGAATATACAATATCCTACCAGAATCTTCTACCATCTACCTCATATTTATTCAGAGTGATATCATACAATCGGTATGGTATCAGCTATCCAGCATATTCAAAGGATGcg gTTTTAACTCCTTCAAAGTTATACTTTGAATATGGATATCTTCAACACCGACCATTTTATCGACAAACCTGGTTTATGGTAGCTCTGGCTGCATGCTCAGTTGTTATAATAATCATGGTAATAGCAATACTGTGCGTTAAGAGTAAGAGCTATAAATACAAAC aagaAGCCCAAAAAACTCTGGAGGAATCGATGGCCATGGACGTAGATGATCGGCAGGAATCTGATTTAGAATTGTACAGATCGCGACATGCTGGTGGAGGAGCGATGAACGTGGCGAGCACATGTGGCACATTGGGCAAGCGAGGCACCTTGGCTCGTAAATCCACGCATCATCCCCCGCCTCCGACAATGCTGGGTAAATCTCCGCCTCGACCTTCTCCAGCATCTGTGGCTTATCACAGTGACGAGGAGAGTTTGAAGGGTTACGATGAAAACCCTGATGACAGTAGCGTAACGGAAAAACCGTCTGAGATCAGTTCTACGGATTCACAG GGATCCGAAAGTGAAAATGAGAGTGTCCAATCGGATCCTCACTCCTTTGTCAATCACTATGCTAATGTCAACGACTCGTTGAGACAGTCATGGAAACGACAAAAACCGGTTAGAAATTACTCCTCCTATACAGATTCTGAGCCAGAAGGAAGCGCGGTGGTCAGTCTGAACGGAGGACAGATCATAATGAATAACATGGCAAGGTCGAGGGCTCCTTTGCCTGGTTTTTCATCGTTTGTATGA